One segment of Echeneis naucrates chromosome 15, fEcheNa1.1, whole genome shotgun sequence DNA contains the following:
- the polr1b gene encoding DNA-directed RNA polymerase I subunit RPA2 isoform X3 has protein sequence MDHSTKWSNLPKAPSLKNLTHGRFGDLKPDQHAAVQDLTKAHIESFDQAVTDGLSRVVQAIPPLEFMVKNDKITLSFVEATIQQPSVAKGNICRELRVFPAECRGRRCSYKGKLVVDISWLVNGVPKGIIKQSLGQVPIMVKSKLCNLHGMSPKELVEHHEEAEEMGGYFIVNGIEKVIRMLIMPRRNYPIAMARPKWKSRGQGYTQYGISIHCVKEEHTAINMNLHYLENGTVMLNFIYQKELFFLPLGFVLKALVDFTDFQIYQELIKGREDNSFYKSCVSEMLRIVSEEGCTTRSKVLNYLGERFRVKMNLPEWYTNEQCANFLLHECVCIHLKSDAEKFYLLCLMTRKLFTFAKQECMEENPDSIMCQEVLTPGQLYLMFLKVSQPVTETIYKVLKEKKIPPWTEIVLVPKTGKASLYPGLFLFTTPCRMVRPVRNLALGKEELVGTFEQLYINVGILEDDIEPGVSTHQELFPHSMLSVVANFIPYSDHNQSPRNMYQCQMGKQTMGFPLHSFMERSDNKLYRLQTPQSPLVRPYMYDHYNLDNYPSGTNAVVAVISYTGYDMEDAMIVNKSSWERGFAHGSIYKTELVDLAVKMKGEDSVVFGTKPGEVSARLDADGLPHIGSTLRYGDPFYSCINLNTGQTYVTYYRSQEECVVDNIKICSNDSGSGHFKRICITIRVPRNPTIGDKFASRHGQKGILSRLWPAEDMPFTESGMSPDILFNPHGFPSRMTIGMLIESMAGKSGALHGLSHDATPFTFSEENSALEHFGEMLKAGGYNYYGTERLYSGVSGQELEADIFIGIVYYQRLRHMVSDKFQVRTTGARDKVTNQPVGGRNIQGGIRFGEMERDALLAHGSSFLLHDRLFNCSDRSVAQVCVDCGSLLSPLLEKPPPYWSAMRHRKTVCTLCGKSDSIDSVSVPYVFRYFVAELAAMNIKVKLDIK, from the exons ATGGACCATTCAACAAAGTGGAGTAATTTACCCAAAGCTCCGAGTCTGAAGAATCTGACACACGGAAGGTTCGGAGACCTGAAACCGGATCAACATGCGGCGGTTCAGGATTTGACTAAAGCCCACATCGAGTCTTTCGACCAGGCAGTCACTGACGGACTCAGCCGCGTCGTGCAG GCCATCCCTCCCTTGGAGTTCATGGTCAAAAATGACAAGATCACCCTGTCGTTCGTCGAAGCCACCATCCAGCAGCCTTCGGTGGCCAAAGGGAACATCTGCAGGGAGCTGAGGGTGTTTCCTGCAGAGTGCAGGGGCAGAAGGTGCTCCTATAAAGGGAAGCTGGTG GTGGACATCAGCTGGTTGGTCAATGGAGTCCCCAAAGGCATCATCAAACAGTCACTGGGCCAGGTGCCCATCATGGTCAAGTCCAAGCTGTGTAACCTTCATGGGATGTCCCCTAAGGAGCTTGTCGAACATCACGAAGAGGCAGAG GAAATGGGCGGTTATTTTATCGTGAATGGAATTGAGAAGGTTATCCGAATGCTAATCATGCCGAGGAGGAACTATCCCATTGCTATGGCGAGACCTAAGTGGAAGAGTAGGGGACAGGGATATACCCAGTATG GTATTTCTATTCATTGTGTTAAGGAAGAGCACACAGCCATCAACATGAATCTACATTATCTGGAAAATGGGACTGTAATGCTAAACTTCATCTATCAGAAAGagctcttcttcctcccacTGGGCTTTGTTCTCAAG GCCTTGGTGGACTTTACAGACTTCCAGATCTACCAGGAACTGATCAAAGGCCGCGAAGACAATTCCTTTTACAAGAGCTGTGTATCAGAGATGCTGCGCATTGTCTCGGAGGAGGGCTGCACGACCCGTAGCAAAGTGCTCAACTACCTCGGAGAGCGCTTCAGGGTTAAAATGAACCTCCCAGAGTGGTACACAAACGAGCAGTGTGCCAACTTCCTGTTGCA CGAGTGCGTCTGTATCCACCTGAAGTCTGACGCAGAGAAGTTCTACCTGTTGTGTCTGATGACAAGGAAGCTTTTCACGTTTGCCAAGCAGGAGTGTATGGAGGAGAACCCTGACAGCATCATGTGTCAGGAAGTGCTCACTCCTGGTCAGCTGTACCTGATGTTCCTGAAGGTAAGTCAGCCAGTGACAGAAACAATTTATAAA GtactgaaagagaagaagatcCCTCCTTGGACTGAGATTGTTCTGGTTCCTAAAACAGGGAAAGCCAGCTTGTACCCAGGGCTGTTCCTCTTCACAACACCGTGCCGTATGGTGCGGCCTGTTCGCAATTTAGCTCTTGGAAAAGAAGAGTTAGTTGGGACCTTTGAGCAG CTTTACATCAATGTGGGCATATTGGAGGATGACATCGAGCCAGGAGTGAGCACACATCAGGAGCTTTTCCCTCACAGTATGCTGAGTGTAGTGGCAAACTTCATCCCCTACTCTGACCACAACCAGAGCCCCAGGAATATGTATCAGTGTCAGATGG GTAAACAGACGATGGGGTTCCCCCTGCACTCATTTATGGAGCGCTCAGATAACAAGCTGTACCGGCTGCAGACCCCACAGAGCCCACTGGTCAGGCCCTACATGTACGACCACTACAACCTGGATAACTACCCCAGCGGCACAAATGCTGTTGTTGCCGTCATATCCTACACGGGCTACGACATGGAAGATGCAATG ATTGTCAACAAGTCATCGTGGGAGCGGGGCTTTGCCCATGGAAGCATCTACAAGACTGAGCTGGTGGATCTGGCTGTGAAGATGAAGGGAGAAGACAGTGTGGTGTTTGGGACTAAGCCAGGGGAGGTGAGTGCAAGACTGGATGCTGATGGACTTCCTCACATTGGATCAACACTTCGGTATGGAGACCCATTTTACAGCTGTATCAACCTCAACACTGGCCAGACCTACGTCACCTACTACAG GAGCCAAGAAGAATGTGTGGTCGACAACATAAAGATTTGCAGTAACGACTCTGGCTCAGGTCATTTCAAACGCATCTGCATCACCATACGAGTTCCACGTAACCCCACCATTGGTGACAAGTTCGCCAGTCGCCACGGTCAGAAGGGCATTCTGAGCCGCCTGTGGCCGGCGGAGGACATGCCCTTCACGGAGAGCGGCATGTCTCCCGACATCCTGTTCAACCCCCATGGTTTCCCCTCCCGCATGACCATTGGGATGCTGATTGAGAGCATGGCCGGTAAGTCCGGCGCCCTGCACGGCCTGAGCCACGATGCCACACCCTTCACCTTCTCCGAGGAGAACTCCGCGCTGGAGCACTTTGGTGAAATGCTCAAGGCTGGCGGCTACAACTACTACGGGACGGAGCGGCTCTACAGTGGAGTCAGCGGTCAGGAGCTGGAGGCCGACATCTTCATCGGCATCGTCTACTACCAGAGGCTGCGTCACATGGTCTCGGACAAATTTCAGGTGAGGACCACAGGAGCACGAGACAAGGTGACCAACCAGCCGGTGGGAGGGAGGAACATCCAGGGAGGCATCCGCTTCGGAGAGATGGAGCGAGACGCCCTGCTGGCGCACGgctcctccttcctgcttcaCGATCGACTCTTCAACTGCTCGGACCGATCGGTGGCTCAGGTGTGCGTTGACTGTGGCAGCCTCCTCTCCCCCCTGTTAGAGAAACCGCCTCCATACTGGTCGGCCATGCGCCACCGGAAAACTGTATGCACCCTGTGTGGGAAAAGTGACTCTATTGACTCCGTGTCTGTCCCGTATGTCTTCAGATACTTTGTAGCTGAGCTAGCAGCCATGAACATTAAAGTCAAGTTAGACATTAAGTGA
- the polr1b gene encoding DNA-directed RNA polymerase I subunit RPA2 isoform X1 — translation MDHSTKWSNLPKAPSLKNLTHGRFGDLKPDQHAAVQDLTKAHIESFDQAVTDGLSRVVQAIPPLEFMVKNDKITLSFVEATIQQPSVAKGNICRELRVFPAECRGRRCSYKGKLVVDISWLVNGVPKGIIKQSLGQVPIMVKSKLCNLHGMSPKELVEHHEEAEEMGGYFIVNGIEKVIRMLIMPRRNYPIAMARPKWKSRGQGYTQYGISIHCVKEEHTAINMNLHYLENGTVMLNFIYQKELFFLPLGFVLKALVDFTDFQIYQELIKGREDNSFYKSCVSEMLRIVSEEGCTTRSKVLNYLGERFRVKMNLPEWYTNEQCANFLLHECVCIHLKSDAEKFYLLCLMTRKLFTFAKQECMEENPDSIMCQEVLTPGQLYLMFLKEKLTAWLVSVKLSFDKKGSRLNGGLSPENMMKIFNMGSDVTKPFEYLLATGNLSSKSGLGMLQNTGLCVVADKLNFIRYLSHFRCVHRGAAFAKMRTTTVRKLLPESWGFLCPVHTPDGEPCGLMNHMTASCEIVAPTLATTSLPALLCSLGVTPVDGSPGQAYSDCYPVVLDGAVVGWLEAELAPVVVDSLRRFKVLKEKKIPPWTEIVLVPKTGKASLYPGLFLFTTPCRMVRPVRNLALGKEELVGTFEQLYINVGILEDDIEPGVSTHQELFPHSMLSVVANFIPYSDHNQSPRNMYQCQMGKQTMGFPLHSFMERSDNKLYRLQTPQSPLVRPYMYDHYNLDNYPSGTNAVVAVISYTGYDMEDAMIVNKSSWERGFAHGSIYKTELVDLAVKMKGEDSVVFGTKPGEVSARLDADGLPHIGSTLRYGDPFYSCINLNTGQTYVTYYRSQEECVVDNIKICSNDSGSGHFKRICITIRVPRNPTIGDKFASRHGQKGILSRLWPAEDMPFTESGMSPDILFNPHGFPSRMTIGMLIESMAGKSGALHGLSHDATPFTFSEENSALEHFGEMLKAGGYNYYGTERLYSGVSGQELEADIFIGIVYYQRLRHMVSDKFQVRTTGARDKVTNQPVGGRNIQGGIRFGEMERDALLAHGSSFLLHDRLFNCSDRSVAQVCVDCGSLLSPLLEKPPPYWSAMRHRKTVCTLCGKSDSIDSVSVPYVFRYFVAELAAMNIKVKLDIK, via the exons ATGGACCATTCAACAAAGTGGAGTAATTTACCCAAAGCTCCGAGTCTGAAGAATCTGACACACGGAAGGTTCGGAGACCTGAAACCGGATCAACATGCGGCGGTTCAGGATTTGACTAAAGCCCACATCGAGTCTTTCGACCAGGCAGTCACTGACGGACTCAGCCGCGTCGTGCAG GCCATCCCTCCCTTGGAGTTCATGGTCAAAAATGACAAGATCACCCTGTCGTTCGTCGAAGCCACCATCCAGCAGCCTTCGGTGGCCAAAGGGAACATCTGCAGGGAGCTGAGGGTGTTTCCTGCAGAGTGCAGGGGCAGAAGGTGCTCCTATAAAGGGAAGCTGGTG GTGGACATCAGCTGGTTGGTCAATGGAGTCCCCAAAGGCATCATCAAACAGTCACTGGGCCAGGTGCCCATCATGGTCAAGTCCAAGCTGTGTAACCTTCATGGGATGTCCCCTAAGGAGCTTGTCGAACATCACGAAGAGGCAGAG GAAATGGGCGGTTATTTTATCGTGAATGGAATTGAGAAGGTTATCCGAATGCTAATCATGCCGAGGAGGAACTATCCCATTGCTATGGCGAGACCTAAGTGGAAGAGTAGGGGACAGGGATATACCCAGTATG GTATTTCTATTCATTGTGTTAAGGAAGAGCACACAGCCATCAACATGAATCTACATTATCTGGAAAATGGGACTGTAATGCTAAACTTCATCTATCAGAAAGagctcttcttcctcccacTGGGCTTTGTTCTCAAG GCCTTGGTGGACTTTACAGACTTCCAGATCTACCAGGAACTGATCAAAGGCCGCGAAGACAATTCCTTTTACAAGAGCTGTGTATCAGAGATGCTGCGCATTGTCTCGGAGGAGGGCTGCACGACCCGTAGCAAAGTGCTCAACTACCTCGGAGAGCGCTTCAGGGTTAAAATGAACCTCCCAGAGTGGTACACAAACGAGCAGTGTGCCAACTTCCTGTTGCA CGAGTGCGTCTGTATCCACCTGAAGTCTGACGCAGAGAAGTTCTACCTGTTGTGTCTGATGACAAGGAAGCTTTTCACGTTTGCCAAGCAGGAGTGTATGGAGGAGAACCCTGACAGCATCATGTGTCAGGAAGTGCTCACTCCTGGTCAGCTGTACCTGATGTTCCTGAAG GAGAAACTGACTGCCTGGTTGGTGTCTGTGAAGCTGTCCTTTGACAAGAAAGGCAGCAGATTGAACGGGGGATTGAGCCCTGAAAACATGATGAAGATATTCAACATGGGCTCTGATGTGACGAAACCCTTTGAATATCTGCTGGCTACAGGAAACCTCAGCTCCAAGTCAG GTCTTGGCATGCTGCAGAACACAGgcctttgtgttgttgctgacaAGCTCAACTTTATCCGCTATTTGTCCCATTTCCGCTGCGTGCACAGAGGAGCAGCCTTCGCCAAGATGAGGACGACTACTGTTCGTAAACTTTTGCCTGAGTCCTGGGGCTTCCTGTGTCCCGTCCACACTCCGGACGGGGAGCCATGTGGCCTTATGAACCACATGACCGCCAGCTGTGAGATTGTGGCTCCGACCTTGGCCACTACGTCCCTGCCTGCCCTGCTCTGTTCCCTCG GTGTTACTCCAGTGGATGGTTCTCCTGGTCAAGCCTATTCAGACTGCTACCCTGTTGTCCTTGATGGAGCTGTGGTGGGCTGGTTGGAGGCTGAATTAGCGCCAGTAGTGGTTGACTCACTGCGCAGGTTCAAG GtactgaaagagaagaagatcCCTCCTTGGACTGAGATTGTTCTGGTTCCTAAAACAGGGAAAGCCAGCTTGTACCCAGGGCTGTTCCTCTTCACAACACCGTGCCGTATGGTGCGGCCTGTTCGCAATTTAGCTCTTGGAAAAGAAGAGTTAGTTGGGACCTTTGAGCAG CTTTACATCAATGTGGGCATATTGGAGGATGACATCGAGCCAGGAGTGAGCACACATCAGGAGCTTTTCCCTCACAGTATGCTGAGTGTAGTGGCAAACTTCATCCCCTACTCTGACCACAACCAGAGCCCCAGGAATATGTATCAGTGTCAGATGG GTAAACAGACGATGGGGTTCCCCCTGCACTCATTTATGGAGCGCTCAGATAACAAGCTGTACCGGCTGCAGACCCCACAGAGCCCACTGGTCAGGCCCTACATGTACGACCACTACAACCTGGATAACTACCCCAGCGGCACAAATGCTGTTGTTGCCGTCATATCCTACACGGGCTACGACATGGAAGATGCAATG ATTGTCAACAAGTCATCGTGGGAGCGGGGCTTTGCCCATGGAAGCATCTACAAGACTGAGCTGGTGGATCTGGCTGTGAAGATGAAGGGAGAAGACAGTGTGGTGTTTGGGACTAAGCCAGGGGAGGTGAGTGCAAGACTGGATGCTGATGGACTTCCTCACATTGGATCAACACTTCGGTATGGAGACCCATTTTACAGCTGTATCAACCTCAACACTGGCCAGACCTACGTCACCTACTACAG GAGCCAAGAAGAATGTGTGGTCGACAACATAAAGATTTGCAGTAACGACTCTGGCTCAGGTCATTTCAAACGCATCTGCATCACCATACGAGTTCCACGTAACCCCACCATTGGTGACAAGTTCGCCAGTCGCCACGGTCAGAAGGGCATTCTGAGCCGCCTGTGGCCGGCGGAGGACATGCCCTTCACGGAGAGCGGCATGTCTCCCGACATCCTGTTCAACCCCCATGGTTTCCCCTCCCGCATGACCATTGGGATGCTGATTGAGAGCATGGCCGGTAAGTCCGGCGCCCTGCACGGCCTGAGCCACGATGCCACACCCTTCACCTTCTCCGAGGAGAACTCCGCGCTGGAGCACTTTGGTGAAATGCTCAAGGCTGGCGGCTACAACTACTACGGGACGGAGCGGCTCTACAGTGGAGTCAGCGGTCAGGAGCTGGAGGCCGACATCTTCATCGGCATCGTCTACTACCAGAGGCTGCGTCACATGGTCTCGGACAAATTTCAGGTGAGGACCACAGGAGCACGAGACAAGGTGACCAACCAGCCGGTGGGAGGGAGGAACATCCAGGGAGGCATCCGCTTCGGAGAGATGGAGCGAGACGCCCTGCTGGCGCACGgctcctccttcctgcttcaCGATCGACTCTTCAACTGCTCGGACCGATCGGTGGCTCAGGTGTGCGTTGACTGTGGCAGCCTCCTCTCCCCCCTGTTAGAGAAACCGCCTCCATACTGGTCGGCCATGCGCCACCGGAAAACTGTATGCACCCTGTGTGGGAAAAGTGACTCTATTGACTCCGTGTCTGTCCCGTATGTCTTCAGATACTTTGTAGCTGAGCTAGCAGCCATGAACATTAAAGTCAAGTTAGACATTAAGTGA
- the polr1b gene encoding DNA-directed RNA polymerase I subunit RPA2 isoform X2, whose product MDHSTKWSNLPKAPSLKNLTHGRFGDLKPDQHAAVQDLTKAHIESFDQAVTDGLSRVVQVDISWLVNGVPKGIIKQSLGQVPIMVKSKLCNLHGMSPKELVEHHEEAEEMGGYFIVNGIEKVIRMLIMPRRNYPIAMARPKWKSRGQGYTQYGISIHCVKEEHTAINMNLHYLENGTVMLNFIYQKELFFLPLGFVLKALVDFTDFQIYQELIKGREDNSFYKSCVSEMLRIVSEEGCTTRSKVLNYLGERFRVKMNLPEWYTNEQCANFLLHECVCIHLKSDAEKFYLLCLMTRKLFTFAKQECMEENPDSIMCQEVLTPGQLYLMFLKEKLTAWLVSVKLSFDKKGSRLNGGLSPENMMKIFNMGSDVTKPFEYLLATGNLSSKSGLGMLQNTGLCVVADKLNFIRYLSHFRCVHRGAAFAKMRTTTVRKLLPESWGFLCPVHTPDGEPCGLMNHMTASCEIVAPTLATTSLPALLCSLGVTPVDGSPGQAYSDCYPVVLDGAVVGWLEAELAPVVVDSLRRFKVLKEKKIPPWTEIVLVPKTGKASLYPGLFLFTTPCRMVRPVRNLALGKEELVGTFEQLYINVGILEDDIEPGVSTHQELFPHSMLSVVANFIPYSDHNQSPRNMYQCQMGKQTMGFPLHSFMERSDNKLYRLQTPQSPLVRPYMYDHYNLDNYPSGTNAVVAVISYTGYDMEDAMIVNKSSWERGFAHGSIYKTELVDLAVKMKGEDSVVFGTKPGEVSARLDADGLPHIGSTLRYGDPFYSCINLNTGQTYVTYYRSQEECVVDNIKICSNDSGSGHFKRICITIRVPRNPTIGDKFASRHGQKGILSRLWPAEDMPFTESGMSPDILFNPHGFPSRMTIGMLIESMAGKSGALHGLSHDATPFTFSEENSALEHFGEMLKAGGYNYYGTERLYSGVSGQELEADIFIGIVYYQRLRHMVSDKFQVRTTGARDKVTNQPVGGRNIQGGIRFGEMERDALLAHGSSFLLHDRLFNCSDRSVAQVCVDCGSLLSPLLEKPPPYWSAMRHRKTVCTLCGKSDSIDSVSVPYVFRYFVAELAAMNIKVKLDIK is encoded by the exons ATGGACCATTCAACAAAGTGGAGTAATTTACCCAAAGCTCCGAGTCTGAAGAATCTGACACACGGAAGGTTCGGAGACCTGAAACCGGATCAACATGCGGCGGTTCAGGATTTGACTAAAGCCCACATCGAGTCTTTCGACCAGGCAGTCACTGACGGACTCAGCCGCGTCGTGCAG GTGGACATCAGCTGGTTGGTCAATGGAGTCCCCAAAGGCATCATCAAACAGTCACTGGGCCAGGTGCCCATCATGGTCAAGTCCAAGCTGTGTAACCTTCATGGGATGTCCCCTAAGGAGCTTGTCGAACATCACGAAGAGGCAGAG GAAATGGGCGGTTATTTTATCGTGAATGGAATTGAGAAGGTTATCCGAATGCTAATCATGCCGAGGAGGAACTATCCCATTGCTATGGCGAGACCTAAGTGGAAGAGTAGGGGACAGGGATATACCCAGTATG GTATTTCTATTCATTGTGTTAAGGAAGAGCACACAGCCATCAACATGAATCTACATTATCTGGAAAATGGGACTGTAATGCTAAACTTCATCTATCAGAAAGagctcttcttcctcccacTGGGCTTTGTTCTCAAG GCCTTGGTGGACTTTACAGACTTCCAGATCTACCAGGAACTGATCAAAGGCCGCGAAGACAATTCCTTTTACAAGAGCTGTGTATCAGAGATGCTGCGCATTGTCTCGGAGGAGGGCTGCACGACCCGTAGCAAAGTGCTCAACTACCTCGGAGAGCGCTTCAGGGTTAAAATGAACCTCCCAGAGTGGTACACAAACGAGCAGTGTGCCAACTTCCTGTTGCA CGAGTGCGTCTGTATCCACCTGAAGTCTGACGCAGAGAAGTTCTACCTGTTGTGTCTGATGACAAGGAAGCTTTTCACGTTTGCCAAGCAGGAGTGTATGGAGGAGAACCCTGACAGCATCATGTGTCAGGAAGTGCTCACTCCTGGTCAGCTGTACCTGATGTTCCTGAAG GAGAAACTGACTGCCTGGTTGGTGTCTGTGAAGCTGTCCTTTGACAAGAAAGGCAGCAGATTGAACGGGGGATTGAGCCCTGAAAACATGATGAAGATATTCAACATGGGCTCTGATGTGACGAAACCCTTTGAATATCTGCTGGCTACAGGAAACCTCAGCTCCAAGTCAG GTCTTGGCATGCTGCAGAACACAGgcctttgtgttgttgctgacaAGCTCAACTTTATCCGCTATTTGTCCCATTTCCGCTGCGTGCACAGAGGAGCAGCCTTCGCCAAGATGAGGACGACTACTGTTCGTAAACTTTTGCCTGAGTCCTGGGGCTTCCTGTGTCCCGTCCACACTCCGGACGGGGAGCCATGTGGCCTTATGAACCACATGACCGCCAGCTGTGAGATTGTGGCTCCGACCTTGGCCACTACGTCCCTGCCTGCCCTGCTCTGTTCCCTCG GTGTTACTCCAGTGGATGGTTCTCCTGGTCAAGCCTATTCAGACTGCTACCCTGTTGTCCTTGATGGAGCTGTGGTGGGCTGGTTGGAGGCTGAATTAGCGCCAGTAGTGGTTGACTCACTGCGCAGGTTCAAG GtactgaaagagaagaagatcCCTCCTTGGACTGAGATTGTTCTGGTTCCTAAAACAGGGAAAGCCAGCTTGTACCCAGGGCTGTTCCTCTTCACAACACCGTGCCGTATGGTGCGGCCTGTTCGCAATTTAGCTCTTGGAAAAGAAGAGTTAGTTGGGACCTTTGAGCAG CTTTACATCAATGTGGGCATATTGGAGGATGACATCGAGCCAGGAGTGAGCACACATCAGGAGCTTTTCCCTCACAGTATGCTGAGTGTAGTGGCAAACTTCATCCCCTACTCTGACCACAACCAGAGCCCCAGGAATATGTATCAGTGTCAGATGG GTAAACAGACGATGGGGTTCCCCCTGCACTCATTTATGGAGCGCTCAGATAACAAGCTGTACCGGCTGCAGACCCCACAGAGCCCACTGGTCAGGCCCTACATGTACGACCACTACAACCTGGATAACTACCCCAGCGGCACAAATGCTGTTGTTGCCGTCATATCCTACACGGGCTACGACATGGAAGATGCAATG ATTGTCAACAAGTCATCGTGGGAGCGGGGCTTTGCCCATGGAAGCATCTACAAGACTGAGCTGGTGGATCTGGCTGTGAAGATGAAGGGAGAAGACAGTGTGGTGTTTGGGACTAAGCCAGGGGAGGTGAGTGCAAGACTGGATGCTGATGGACTTCCTCACATTGGATCAACACTTCGGTATGGAGACCCATTTTACAGCTGTATCAACCTCAACACTGGCCAGACCTACGTCACCTACTACAG GAGCCAAGAAGAATGTGTGGTCGACAACATAAAGATTTGCAGTAACGACTCTGGCTCAGGTCATTTCAAACGCATCTGCATCACCATACGAGTTCCACGTAACCCCACCATTGGTGACAAGTTCGCCAGTCGCCACGGTCAGAAGGGCATTCTGAGCCGCCTGTGGCCGGCGGAGGACATGCCCTTCACGGAGAGCGGCATGTCTCCCGACATCCTGTTCAACCCCCATGGTTTCCCCTCCCGCATGACCATTGGGATGCTGATTGAGAGCATGGCCGGTAAGTCCGGCGCCCTGCACGGCCTGAGCCACGATGCCACACCCTTCACCTTCTCCGAGGAGAACTCCGCGCTGGAGCACTTTGGTGAAATGCTCAAGGCTGGCGGCTACAACTACTACGGGACGGAGCGGCTCTACAGTGGAGTCAGCGGTCAGGAGCTGGAGGCCGACATCTTCATCGGCATCGTCTACTACCAGAGGCTGCGTCACATGGTCTCGGACAAATTTCAGGTGAGGACCACAGGAGCACGAGACAAGGTGACCAACCAGCCGGTGGGAGGGAGGAACATCCAGGGAGGCATCCGCTTCGGAGAGATGGAGCGAGACGCCCTGCTGGCGCACGgctcctccttcctgcttcaCGATCGACTCTTCAACTGCTCGGACCGATCGGTGGCTCAGGTGTGCGTTGACTGTGGCAGCCTCCTCTCCCCCCTGTTAGAGAAACCGCCTCCATACTGGTCGGCCATGCGCCACCGGAAAACTGTATGCACCCTGTGTGGGAAAAGTGACTCTATTGACTCCGTGTCTGTCCCGTATGTCTTCAGATACTTTGTAGCTGAGCTAGCAGCCATGAACATTAAAGTCAAGTTAGACATTAAGTGA
- the pcgf6 gene encoding polycomb group RING finger protein 6, protein MSSPPSGRRRHEGSTNTSDSDSEDEPKLPLNQFYPYIRCALCCGFLIDATTITECLHTFCKSCIVKYFFYSNRCPTCSIVVHQTQPLYNIRPDRQLQDIVYKMIPFLEEYEQKQMCKFYKERGMEIPKSVVITSPGPAVSKRQKKENIPQSVFTIPPELDVSLLLEFVGAEEGIDNYKPLERPFVRVSGEATVRHVELFIRRKMELSPTCQVDVVCGDHLLDHYQSLKDIQNSVGEEALQDGLLVLHFGLVLPSEA, encoded by the exons ATGTCATCACCTCCGAGCGGCCGCAGGAGGCATGAAGGGTCGACGAACACATCCGACAGCGACTCGGAGGACGAG CCCAAACTGCCCCTCAACCAGTTCTACCCCTACATCCGCTGTGCCCTGTGCTGCGGCTTCCTCATCGATGCCACCACCATCACCGAGTGTCTGCACACGT TTTGTAAAAGCTGCATCGTGAAGTACTTTTTCTACAGCAACAGGTGTCCCACATGCAGCATCGTCGTCCACCAGACGCAGCCTCTGTACAATATCAG GCCTGACAGACAATTGCAGGACATTGTTTACAAAATGATTCCTTTCCTGGAGGAAT atgaacaaaaacaaatgtgcaaattctacaaagagagagggatggaaatACCAAAATCAG TGGTGATCACCTCTCCAGGTCCTGCTGTGTCAAAgaggcagaagaaagaaaacattcctCAGTCTGTGTTCACCATTCCCCCTGAGCTGGacgtgtctctgctgctggagtttgTTGG GGctgaagaaggaattgacaaCTATAAG CCTTTAGAGAGGCCATTCGTCCGTGTTTCTGGTGAGGCCACCGTCCGCCATGTGGAGTTGTTCATCAGGAGGAAGATGGAACTTAGCCCGACCTGCCAG GTTGATGTGGTTTGTGGAGATCACCTCCTTGATCACTACCAGTCACTTAAAGACATCCAGAACTCAGTGGGAGAGGAGGCGCTGCAG GATGGTCTGCTGGTGCTGCACTTTGGCCTGGTCCTGCCCTCCGAGGCCTGA